A stretch of Orientia tsutsugamushi DNA encodes these proteins:
- a CDS encoding ankyrin repeat domain-containing protein translates to MNNYLQLRARLLYATARNIFSSTNKHPLPYAAKKGHIDVVKYLVDHGVNPNTQNVWHNTALHISSQRGNLHIVKFLLASNANPNLQNESKNTALHYSVEKGDIHITNILLNHKANITIQNSFNHTPFKRCWMKYIENSEQNLEMMRLLITHIVKIERANLVDTNSPGFLQNKELISESEELNGLKQQCHKEIEEMKSIYVSKNDLSFFDIFVLKKDMNILARCVNNPDIVRHQNKFSMYSPFIEKSIEEGKARAKLLQGAAESMDEIFESNQDANQESQKSWLHLSSEVRLMILEYLNNDDLTKLQHNEEAAAEAEAQVEGAYAIYEGE, encoded by the coding sequence ATGAATAATTATTTACAGCTTCGTGCCCGCTTGCTATATGCTACTGCAAGGAATATCTTTAGTTCTACAAATAAGCATCCTTTACCTTATGCTGCTAAAAAAGGACACATAGATGTAGTAAAATATTTGGTAGACCATGGTGTCAATCCAAATACACAAAATGTCTGGCACAATACTGCGTTACATATTTCTTCTCAGAGAGGCAACTTACATATAGTAAAATTTTTGCTAGCTAGTAATGCTAATCCAAATCTACAAAATGAATCTAAAAATACTGCTTTACATTATTCTGTTGAAAAAGGCGACATACATATAACAAATATTCTGTTAAATCATAAAGCTAATATCACTATACAAAACAGCTTTAATCATACTCCTTTTAAAAGATGTTGGATGAAATATATTGAAAATTCAGAGCAGAATTTAGAAATGATGAGATTATTGATTACTCATATAGTTAAGATAGAACGTGCTAACTTAGTAGATACTAATTCACCAGGTTTTTTACAAAATAAAGAGCTTATTAGTGAATCAGAAGAGCTAAATGGACTCAAACAGCAATGTCATAAAGAAATAGAAGAAATGAAGTCTATTTATGTTAGCAAAAATGACTTATCTTTTTTTGATATATTTGTTCTGAAAAAAGACATGAATATACTAGCAAGATGTGTAAATAATCCTGATATCGTAAGGCATCAGAATAAATTTTCCATGTATTCTCCCTTTATTGAAAAATCTATTGAAGAAGGGAAAGCAAGAGCTAAGCTGCTACAAGGAGCAGCTGAATCAATGGATGAGATATTTGAATCCAATCAGGATGCTAATCAAGAAAGTCAGAAATCTTGGCTTCACTTGTCATCAGAAGTAAGGCTGATGATATTAGAGTACTTAAATAATGATGATTTAACAAAACTTCAACACAATGAGGAAGCAGCAGCTGAGGCTGAAGCTCAAGTTGAAGGAGCATATGCTATATATGAGGGAGAGTAG
- the trbC gene encoding type-F conjugative transfer system pilin assembly protein TrbC, translated as MVIRVMVLMVLLFVNNANAFFLDKQKTFIFVSFSMSDEALKSYFADSQKAGAQLVMRGLINNSFTQTKNKTMELGISFNIDPSLFEQYKIDVVPVIVIDDEKRGLTKKLTGHIPLAIALEIMNENTP; from the coding sequence ATGGTTATACGAGTAATGGTGTTGATGGTTTTATTATTTGTTAATAATGCTAATGCTTTTTTTTTGGACAAGCAAAAAACTTTTATTTTTGTCTCATTTTCAATGAGTGATGAGGCTTTAAAAAGCTATTTTGCTGATTCTCAAAAGGCTGGAGCTCAATTGGTTATGCGTGGGTTAATTAATAACTCATTTACACAAACAAAGAATAAAACTATGGAGCTTGGTATTAGCTTCAATATAGATCCTAGCTTGTTTGAACAATATAAAATTGATGTTGTACCTGTGATAGTAATAGATGATGAAAAAAGAGGATTAACCAAGAAATTAACTGGCCATATTCCTTTAGCAATAGCATTAGAAATTATGAATGAGAATACTCCATGA